The following is a genomic window from Thermostichus vulcanus str. 'Rupite'.
TGGCGGGAACAAAAGGGGGAGGATCCCAGTGATGCTCAGTTGGCAGAAGCCTTGCAGATCTCTGTGCTCACTCTACGCTCCCGCATTCGGCAGGGGGAACGGGCACAACGCAAGCTGATCAACGCCAACCTACGCCTTGTGGTCAGTGTTGCCAAGAAATATCTCAATCGGGGGGTACCCTTCTTGGATTTGATCCAGGAGGGCAACATGGGGTTAATTCGGGCCACCGAGAAGTTTAATGCCGAGCGGGGCTTTCGCTTCAGTACCTATGCCCACTGGTGGATTCGCCAGGGCATTACCCGCTGCATTGCCAACCAAGCGCGGACGATCCGCTTGCCGGTACATATGGTCGATAAGGTACGCCTGCTCAAACGCATCAGTCGTGAACTGATGAAAGCCCAAGGACGACGACCCACCGAAGTGGAGCTGGCGGAGGCTCTAGGCATCAAGGTCAAAAAATTGCGCATGATCCAGCAGGCTGCTGCTTTGCCCTTGTCCTTGGATGTGCCCGTCGGGCAGGAGGGGGAAAGCCGCCTTGGGGATCTGTTGCAAGATGAGCGCCAGGAACAACCCTTTCAAGGGATCCTCGTACAATCGATGCAGCAGGATGTACGTTCTGCTATGCAAATCCTAAAACCGATTGAGCGGCAAGTCTTGGAGTTGCGCTACGGATTGGATGGGCAACAGGCGAGAACCCTACGGGAAGTGGGGGATCATTTTAACCTGACGCGGGAGCGGATTCGGCAGATTGAGCGGGATGCGTTGCGTAAGTTACGGGTGGGGCATCCT
Proteins encoded in this region:
- a CDS encoding RpoD/SigA family RNA polymerase sigma factor — its product is MKFSPLLTVAFSRPHPEVSASSSQEFDDLWSDSGASPNGQGIPVETDPEAGANGSRLNEDAVDHYLNEIGRVPRIDHAEEIELSRKIQQKLLIDQARQEWREQKGEDPSDAQLAEALQISVLTLRSRIRQGERAQRKLINANLRLVVSVAKKYLNRGVPFLDLIQEGNMGLIRATEKFNAERGFRFSTYAHWWIRQGITRCIANQARTIRLPVHMVDKVRLLKRISRELMKAQGRRPTEVELAEALGIKVKKLRMIQQAAALPLSLDVPVGQEGESRLGDLLQDERQEQPFQGILVQSMQQDVRSAMQILKPIERQVLELRYGLDGQQARTLREVGDHFNLTRERIRQIERDALRKLRVGHPSRALAQYIR